In a single window of the Pocillopora verrucosa isolate sample1 chromosome 4, ASM3666991v2, whole genome shotgun sequence genome:
- the LOC131790384 gene encoding activated RNA polymerase II transcriptional coactivator p15: MSKRVTSKPTVSDSSDSDEEEIKPRKNKPKKSKKESGTEHTEPGVFELTNKRRVTVREFKGKILVDIREFYEDSAGEMKPGKKGISLQLDQWETLKNHIADIDEAIEEMK; this comes from the exons ATGTCGAAAAGAGTTACATCGAAGCCAACTGTATCAGATAGTAGCGATTCAGATGAAGAAGAG ATCAAACCAAGAAAGAACAAGCCTAAGAAATCGAAAAAGGAGAGTGGTACCGAACATACAGAGCCGGGTGTGTTTGAG ttaacTAACAAACGTAGAGTAACTGTGCGAGAGTTTAAAGGCAAAATCCTGGTTGACATTAGGGAGTTCTATGAAGATAGCGCTGGTGAAATGAAGCCAGGAAAAAAAG GGATATCACTGCAGCTGGATCAGTGGGAAACTTTGAAGAATCATATAGCTGATATTGATGAGGCAATAGAAGAGATGAAGTAA
- the LOC131790385 gene encoding SAFB-like transcription modulator encodes MNMAASIEFRVPQNNPIRANLQAKKKLPQKTRSKGQLEHRSSAILPFSAWVEPHRGPTHGSSLGAREEELRLRKVIQEKEERLKEFQQVVKARVRNIEHMKREEQHGMSMEAFEVERNVVRQSSLPSTIRRDNCVYRDQSELKIQRSVTRDFTAVDTASQLLDEHAKKIRNCSKHARKVLSSKSLGAEVEHYSKLLPGGLWRTSPTKDHGLSRQPVSHSEQQILSSDSLKEIGDYWIGENAIQDQSLDNDHFIPERGLPVSGDQASPEKHVHFEHGENAEIENQDWKSQLQKIDDASVKKKDNYVEMLLQPSRLLEEKRAHAKSQVAVYRRLFMDIEREQVRENIRMREHRKRMEALKVEKEVERLEVEQQEVNKLKMQRVRKEEESFLKAQKEKKKEMDLVRRQKKLQKERETERYIEALQAVLRDKAQSRNIVLPPLCSCGLTIWDTNPDTCANNCVFYKNPKAYAKALSTVLASSNLD; translated from the coding sequence ATGAACATGGCAGCTTCTATCGAGTTTAGAGTGCCTCAAAACAATCCAATAAGAGCGAACctgcaagcaaagaaaaagcTGCCGCAGAAAACGCGATCGAAGGGACAACTTGAACATCGATCTTCTGCAATCTTGCCATTTTCGGCTTGGGTAGAACCGCATCGTGGACCAACTCATGGAAGCTCACTTGGAGCCCGTGAAGAAGAACTCCGACTCAGAAAAGTtatacaagaaaaagaagaaaggctCAAAGAATTCCAACAGGTGGTAAAAGCGAGAGTCAGAAATATTGAGCATATGAAACGAGAGGAGCAACATGGCATGTCGATGGAGGCTTTTGAAGTGGAGCGCAATGTTGTGCGCCAAAGTTCTTTACCAAGTACTATCAGACGGGACAATTGTGTTTATCGCGACCAATCTGAGCTCAAAATCCAAAGGAGCGTGACTCGAGATTTCACAGCAGTAGATACTGCAAGTCAGCTATTGGATGAACATGCGAAAAAGATCAGAAATTGCTCGAAACATGCGAGGAAGGTTCTCAGTTCCAAAAGTCTTGGAGCAGAAGTTGAGCACTATAGTAAACTCCTTCCTGGAGGCTTGTGGCGGACGTCTCCAACTAAAGACCATGGTTTATCCAGGCAGCCAGTTTCTCACTCAGAACAACAAATTCTCAGTAGTGATTCACTAAAAGAAATCGGTGATTATTGGATTGGAGAAAATGCCATACAAGATCAAAGTTTGGACAATGATCACTTCATTCCAGAGAGAGGTCTGCCGGTAAGTGGAGACCAGGCATCACCTGAAAAACATGTTCACTTTGAACATGGCGAGAATGCAGAGATTGAAAACCAGGACTGGAAAAGCCAGCTTCAAAAGATTGATGATGCATCGGTcaagaaaaaagacaattatGTTGAAATGCTCTTACAGCCCTCTAGGCTTTTGGAGGAAAAGAGGGCACATGCAAAATCTCAAGTTGCTGTGTACAGGAGGCTGTTTATGGACATTGAAAGGGAGCAAGTGAGGGAAAACATTCGAATGAGGGAGCATCGTAAAAGAATGGAAGCTCTGAAAGTTGAAAAAGAAGTTGAACGCCTTGAGGTGGAGCAACAGGAGGTCAACAAGCTAAAAATGCAGAGAGTCAGAAAAGAAGAGGAGTCTTTTCTCAAAGctcaaaaggaaaagaaaaaggaaatggatTTGGTtaggagacaaaaaaaacttcaaaaagaGAGGGAAACAGAGAGATACATTGAAGCTTTACAGGCTGTTTTAAGAGACAAGGCCCAAAGCAGGAACATTGTTCTTCCCCCCTTGTGTTCCTGCGGGCTAACAATCTGGGACACGAACCCTGATACTTGTGCTAACAACTGTGTTTTTTATAAAAACCCAAAAGCTTATGCTAAAGCTTTGTCCACAGTACTGGCATCCTCAAACCTTGATTGA
- the LOC131790386 gene encoding survival motor neuron protein — MAAKSGDVIFRVGEQADTSDIWDDTALIEAYDRAINAIKNGGKNSGTKGKNGGKNRKQQSSKKKDKNKTTGQTIEWHVGDKCRAFYSEDEQIYNAVVISLDGSSNTCVVRFSGYGNEEEKNLDDLLPPSKRDFKSPRQSGHHCAQLASLEQNSGDNEMDWSTGGQSPIRWQVSDLCLAPEQPSQHLHEAVINSFPTPYTCKVTFLRSRQRQDVDLSTLRPSHSSRQVRPHHHNHHHPYLTDQRYPVSGAPFTSHQFPMNFFTPCPPPPPVPPVLLPPVGSQPSVPTNSFPHAPMPPPPAPVNSSDVSHDNDALASMLMAWYLSGYHTGYYQAMQNLRHSSNPGSNEPQVSTSDACDADTSEQTTDELPFGAKQQL, encoded by the exons ATGGCGGCCAAGAGTGGAGATGTAATTTTCAGAGTTGGCGAG CAGGCTGACACGTCAGACATCTGGGATGACACCGCACTAATAGAGGCATACGATCGAGCAATAAATGCTATTAAG AATGGAGGGAAGAATAGTGGCACAAAAGGAAAGAATGGTGGTAAAAACAG GAAACAACAGTCCTCAAAGAAAAAGGACAAGAATAAAACAACAGGGCAGACAATTGAG tgGCATGTTGGTGACAAATGCCGGGCTTTTTACTCTGAAGATGAACAGATTTATAATGCAGTGGTAATCTCGCTTGATGGCAGTTCCAATACTTGTGTAGTCAGGTTTTCTGGCTATggtaatgaagaagaaaagaacttAGATGATCTTTTGCCACCATCCAAAAGAGATTTTAAGTCTCCCAGACAAAGTGGACATCATTGTGCTCAGCTGGCTTCCCTTGAACAAAAT AGTGGTGATAATGAAATGGACTGGAGTACTGGGGGCCAGTCACCCATCAGATGGCAAGTAAGTGACTTGTGTCTAGCTCCAGAACAACCAAGTCAGCACCTACATGAAGCAGTTATTAACTCTTTTCCAACACCATACACTTGCAAGGTCACTTTCCTCAGATCCAGACAAAG ACAAGATGTAGACCTATCAACACTGAGGCCTTCACACTCGTCGCGCCAAGTACGCCCCCACCATCacaatcatcatcatccttACTTAACTGACCAAAGATACCCTGTGTCAGGAGCCCCATTTACCAGCCATCAGTTTCCT ATGAATTTCTTTACACCAtgtcctcctcctcctcctgtTCCCCCTGTGCTCCTTCCTCCTGTTGGATCACAACCCTCAGTACCTACAAACTCC TTTCCACATGCACCTATGCCTCCTCCTCCAGCTCCAGTAAACAGTAGTGATGTTTCTCATGACAATGATGCACTAGCCAGTATGTTAATGGCCTGGTACTTGAGTGGCTACCACACAGGTTATTATCAG GCAATGCAAAATCTGCGTCACAGCTCTAACCCTGGATCTAATGAACCTCAAGTATCTACAAGTGATGCTTGTGATGCAGATACTAGTGAACAGACTACAGATGAACTTCCTTTTGGAGCAAAACAGCAGTTGTGa
- the LOC131790320 gene encoding pyroglutamyl-peptidase 1-like, translated as MAVEKATVLVTGFGPFGLHQVNTSWEAVKELPNTDLAEEVNLVIKEIPVEYNAVDEQVPQLWNEVKPKLCVHVGVHGLADSIQLEMCGHNYGYDRPDESGKKCEKGCCVDGGEECLFTSLDLDRLCSEVMTAKSPCLVGTSDDAGRFLCDYSYYKSLHLGHGRGTVAFVHVPRADSPYSLEDLVISLRLIIFAMLKQIS; from the exons ATGGCCGTAGAGAAAGCCACGGTTTTAGTAACAG GGTTTGGTCCATTTGGTTTGCATCAAGTTAATACCAGTTGGGAGGCTGTCAAG GAATTACCAAACACTGATCTTGCAGAAGAAGTCAATTTGGTGATAAAGGAGATTCCTGTGGAGTACAATGCAGTGGATGAACAGGTTCCTCAGTTATGGAATGAAGTAAAACCCAAG CTCTGTGTACATGTGGGTGTCCATGGTCTTGCAGACAGCATTCAACTGGAGATGTGTGGTCATAACTATGGCTACGACAGACCTGATGAGAGTGgcaaaaaatgtgaaaaaggcTGCTGTGTTGATG GAGGAGAGGAGTGCCTGTTTACTTCTCTTGATTTGGACAGACTGTGCTCTGAAGTGATGACAGCTAAAAGCCCATGTCTTGTAGGAACTTCTGATGATGCAGGAag GTTCTTGTGTGATTATTCGTACTACAAATCTCTTCATCTTGGACATGGCAGGGGCACTGTGGCATTTGTTCATGTACCCCGTGCAGACTCACCCTATAGCCTTGAGGATCTAGTAATCTCACTAAGACTTATTATCTTTGCTATGCTAAAGCAAATCAGCTAG
- the LOC131790318 gene encoding DNA-directed RNA polymerase III subunit RPC7-like isoform X1: MAGRGRGRGRGRGFSFDVGVIGFKRGEALPATIQQPPPLYPPLDVKPLPLRQTDADEYMLALKQELRGCMRELPYFVKAEIKSKDIERFSDRYREKKKEELEWQPDWRLFPNELKIRVKKHRNPSNARPRIGKPVKKNSVGVEALKQLEEMVQKEGDNDQANDQEEEGTEGESGEEELEYDEEEQEEENDYLVSHFDDDEDAFMDDDDMDEGPIY, encoded by the exons ATGGCGGGTCGAGGTCGAGGAAGAGGCAGAGGACGAGGATTTTCCTTTGACGTAGGAGTCATTGGCTTTAAGCGTGGGGAAGCTTTACCCGCTACAATACAACAGCCTCCTCCACTTTACCCG CCTTTAGATGTCAAACCATTGCCATTAAGACAGACAGATGCCGATGAATACATGCTTGCATTGAAACAAGAATTAAGAGGGTGTATGCGTGAACTACCTTATTTCGTGAAAGCAGAAATTAAGTCCAAAG ATATTGAGAGGTTTTCAGACAGatacagagaaaagaaaaaggaagaattaGAGTGGCAACCAG ACTGGAGATTATTTCCAAATGAGTTAAAAATAAGAGTGAAAAAACACAGGAATCCTAGCAATGCAA GACCAAGAATTGGCAAACCAGTTAAAAAGAATAGTGTTGGTGTGGAGGCTTTGAAGCAGCTTGAG GAAATGGTCCAGAAAGAGGGTGATAATGATCAAGCTAATGATCAAGAGGAAGAAGGAACAGAAGGAGAAAGTGGCGAGGAAGAACTGGAATATGACGAAGAAGAACAggaagag GAAAATGATTACTTGGTGTCACactttgatgatgatgaagatgccTTTATGGATGATGATGACATGGATGAAGGGCCAATCTACTGA
- the LOC131790318 gene encoding DNA-directed RNA polymerase III subunit RPC7-like isoform X2 yields the protein MAGRGRGRGRGRGFSFDVGVIGFKRGEALPATIQQPPPLYPPLDVKPLPLRQTDADEYMLALKQELRGCMRELPYFVKAEIKSKDIERFSDRYREKKKEELEWQPGPRIGKPVKKNSVGVEALKQLEEMVQKEGDNDQANDQEEEGTEGESGEEELEYDEEEQEEENDYLVSHFDDDEDAFMDDDDMDEGPIY from the exons ATGGCGGGTCGAGGTCGAGGAAGAGGCAGAGGACGAGGATTTTCCTTTGACGTAGGAGTCATTGGCTTTAAGCGTGGGGAAGCTTTACCCGCTACAATACAACAGCCTCCTCCACTTTACCCG CCTTTAGATGTCAAACCATTGCCATTAAGACAGACAGATGCCGATGAATACATGCTTGCATTGAAACAAGAATTAAGAGGGTGTATGCGTGAACTACCTTATTTCGTGAAAGCAGAAATTAAGTCCAAAG ATATTGAGAGGTTTTCAGACAGatacagagaaaagaaaaaggaagaattaGAGTGGCAACCAG GACCAAGAATTGGCAAACCAGTTAAAAAGAATAGTGTTGGTGTGGAGGCTTTGAAGCAGCTTGAG GAAATGGTCCAGAAAGAGGGTGATAATGATCAAGCTAATGATCAAGAGGAAGAAGGAACAGAAGGAGAAAGTGGCGAGGAAGAACTGGAATATGACGAAGAAGAACAggaagag GAAAATGATTACTTGGTGTCACactttgatgatgatgaagatgccTTTATGGATGATGATGACATGGATGAAGGGCCAATCTACTGA
- the LOC136280614 gene encoding uncharacterized protein isoform X2 — protein MSGVSVAKGEKGDQGGQGPAGGKGEKGETGPPGQTTFMNGTANMTGLPGQKGEQGDEGIKGKTGNPGLNGTKGQKGEPGIQGVPGKNGSEGIQGATGTKGTKGEPGQHGPPGSLLNTSNQTTLRCENASDHGSVRFISGFLQVCTKLGWQKLVYQGGVCEGLNVPQINHEAFKSSTFGLLLQFNGNLDVNLSPNTTLNNITTEYLGNAGGQNITQYITSVMGQAVWLKGLEYINLHGIPVDFWSGDEWSVMALLRSHDDGILGINKEVLVLGDGEAAKNKGFHLGLKNKNVVFGFYTNDLMGKDALEYGRWYHITWTWTKANGMRKIFVNGKKDNSVEGGSSYDGMSGKTQIGTWWSGNNGLKTNVEIDNLYIIDKAIQYSPTDQQLCYARAINLNTP, from the exons ATGTCTGGAGTCTCTGTTGCTAAAGGAGAg aaagggGATCAAGGAGGTCAAGGACCT GCAGGtggtaaaggagaaaaaggagaaacagGGCCACCAGGACAAACAACATTTATg AATGGAACTGCAAACATGACTGGGCTTCCTGGACAAAAAGGAGAACAGGGAGACGAGGGAATAAAAGGCAAGACAGGAAATCCAGGTCTAAATGGGACCAAAGGGCAG AAAGGTGAACCAGGCATTCAAGGAGTACCAGGGAAG AATGGGTCTGAAGGGATTCAGGGTGCTACTGGtacaaaaggaacaaaaggagAACCTGGACAGCATGGCCCACCAGGGTCATTATTGAACACCTCGAATCAGACCACTTTGAG ATGTGAAAATGCAAGTGATCATGGCTCAGTTAGGTTTATATCAGGATTTCTTCAG GTTTGCACTAAACTAGGCTGGCAGAAGCTGGTATATCAGGGAGGTGTGTGTGAAGGGCTGAATGTACCACAGATAAACCATGAAGCTTTTAAAAGCTCAACATTTGGCCTGCTGTTACAGTTTAATGGAAATCTGGATGTAAATCTCAGTCCTAACACAACCTTAAATAATATCACTACAG AGTACCTAGGTAATGCTGGAGGGCAAAACATCACTCAATATATCACCAGTGTAATGGGTCAAGCAGTATGGCTCAAAGGCCTGGAATACATCAATTTACATGGCATCCCAGTGGATTTCTGGAGTGGTGATGAATGGTCTGTTATGGCCTTACTTAGGTCTCACGATGATGGCATTCTAGGAATTAACAAAGAGGTTCTTGTACTTGGAGATGGAGAAGCAGCAAAAAATAAGGGCTTTCACCTCGGATTGAAAAACAAG AATGTTGTGTTTGGATTCTATACAAATGACCTTATGGGAAAAGATGCACTTGAATATGGAAGATGGTACCACATCACATGGACTTGGACTAAAGCTAATGGAATGCG aaaaatatttgtcaatGGTAAAAAAGACAACTCTGTGGAAGGGGGAAGTTCCTATGATGGAATGAGTGGAAAAACTCAAATTGGAACATGGTGGAGTGGAAATAATGGATTGAAAACCAATGTAGAGATTGACAATCTCTATATAATTGACAAAGCAATTCAGTACTCTCCTACAGACCAGCAGCTGTGTTATGCAAGGGCAATCAACTTGAACACGCCGTAG
- the LOC136280614 gene encoding uncharacterized protein isoform X1 → MANKLFPVVFVYMAICCLAENNERNPPKIVTKDGSLVLKAGEEGDIIFEPGQGKQVFIGKNALNMSGVSVAKGEKGDQGGQGPAGGKGEKGETGPPGQTTFMNGTANMTGLPGQKGEQGDEGIKGKTGNPGLNGTKGQKGEPGIQGVPGKNGSEGIQGATGTKGTKGEPGQHGPPGSLLNTSNQTTLRCENASDHGSVRFISGFLQVCTKLGWQKLVYQGGVCEGLNVPQINHEAFKSSTFGLLLQFNGNLDVNLSPNTTLNNITTEYLGNAGGQNITQYITSVMGQAVWLKGLEYINLHGIPVDFWSGDEWSVMALLRSHDDGILGINKEVLVLGDGEAAKNKGFHLGLKNKNVVFGFYTNDLMGKDALEYGRWYHITWTWTKANGMRKIFVNGKKDNSVEGGSSYDGMSGKTQIGTWWSGNNGLKTNVEIDNLYIIDKAIQYSPTDQQLCYARAINLNTP, encoded by the exons ATGGCTAATAAACTTTTCCCTGTCGTATTTGTTTACATGGCAATCTGTTGTTTGGCAGAAAACAACGAAAG GAATCCTCCAAAAATAGTTACTAAAGATGGCAGCCTGGTTTTAAAAGCTGGTGAAGAAGGTGATATCATTTTTGAACCAGGTCAGGGAAAACAAgtcttcattggaaaaaatgCACTG AATATGTCTGGAGTCTCTGTTGCTAAAGGAGAg aaagggGATCAAGGAGGTCAAGGACCT GCAGGtggtaaaggagaaaaaggagaaacagGGCCACCAGGACAAACAACATTTATg AATGGAACTGCAAACATGACTGGGCTTCCTGGACAAAAAGGAGAACAGGGAGACGAGGGAATAAAAGGCAAGACAGGAAATCCAGGTCTAAATGGGACCAAAGGGCAG AAAGGTGAACCAGGCATTCAAGGAGTACCAGGGAAG AATGGGTCTGAAGGGATTCAGGGTGCTACTGGtacaaaaggaacaaaaggagAACCTGGACAGCATGGCCCACCAGGGTCATTATTGAACACCTCGAATCAGACCACTTTGAG ATGTGAAAATGCAAGTGATCATGGCTCAGTTAGGTTTATATCAGGATTTCTTCAG GTTTGCACTAAACTAGGCTGGCAGAAGCTGGTATATCAGGGAGGTGTGTGTGAAGGGCTGAATGTACCACAGATAAACCATGAAGCTTTTAAAAGCTCAACATTTGGCCTGCTGTTACAGTTTAATGGAAATCTGGATGTAAATCTCAGTCCTAACACAACCTTAAATAATATCACTACAG AGTACCTAGGTAATGCTGGAGGGCAAAACATCACTCAATATATCACCAGTGTAATGGGTCAAGCAGTATGGCTCAAAGGCCTGGAATACATCAATTTACATGGCATCCCAGTGGATTTCTGGAGTGGTGATGAATGGTCTGTTATGGCCTTACTTAGGTCTCACGATGATGGCATTCTAGGAATTAACAAAGAGGTTCTTGTACTTGGAGATGGAGAAGCAGCAAAAAATAAGGGCTTTCACCTCGGATTGAAAAACAAG AATGTTGTGTTTGGATTCTATACAAATGACCTTATGGGAAAAGATGCACTTGAATATGGAAGATGGTACCACATCACATGGACTTGGACTAAAGCTAATGGAATGCG aaaaatatttgtcaatGGTAAAAAAGACAACTCTGTGGAAGGGGGAAGTTCCTATGATGGAATGAGTGGAAAAACTCAAATTGGAACATGGTGGAGTGGAAATAATGGATTGAAAACCAATGTAGAGATTGACAATCTCTATATAATTGACAAAGCAATTCAGTACTCTCCTACAGACCAGCAGCTGTGTTATGCAAGGGCAATCAACTTGAACACGCCGTAG